One part of the Prionailurus bengalensis isolate Pbe53 chromosome B2, Fcat_Pben_1.1_paternal_pri, whole genome shotgun sequence genome encodes these proteins:
- the SMPD2 gene encoding sphingomyelin phosphodiesterase 2 has product MKPNFSLRLRIFNLNCWGIPYLSKHRGDRVKRLGDFLNMESFDLALLEEVWSEQDFQYLRQKLLPTYPAAHYFRSGVIGSGLCVFSKHPIQEFTQHVYTLNGYPYMIHHGDWFCGKAVGLLVLHLSGLVLNAYVTHLHAEYNRQKDIYLAHRVAQAWELAQFIHHTSKKADVVLLCGDLNLHPKDLGCRLLKEWTGLHDAYLETRDFKGSEEGCTMVPENCYVNQRELQPFPFGIRIDYVLYKAVSGFYISCKTLRTTTGRDPHSGTPLSDHEALMATLCVRHSPPQHTPSPTHGGPAERSQLISVLKEAWAELDLGMAQARWWATFAGYVIGLGLLLLALLCALAAGGGVREVAIMLWTPSVGLLLGAGAIYLFHMQEAKGLSRARAELQHMLGRAREAHDLDPESQAALFLGQQEGDRSEEQ; this is encoded by the exons ATGAAGCCCAACTTCTCTCTGCGACTGAGGATCTTTAACCTCAATTGTTG GGGCATTCCCTACCTGAGCAAGCACCGGGGTGACCGCGTGAAGCGCCTGGGAGACTTTCTAAACATGGAAAGCTTCGACCTAGCTCTCCTGgaagag gtGTGGAGTGAACAGGACTTCCAGTACCTGAGACAGAAGCTGTTGCCTACCTACCCCGCCGCACACTACTTCAGGAG TGGCGTCATTGGCAGTGGCCTCTGCGTCTTCTCCAAACATCCAATTCAGGAATTCACCCAGCACGTCTACACCCTCAATGGGTACCCCTACATG ATCCATCATGGAGACTGGTTCTGTGGGAAGGCTGTGGGTCTGCTGGTGCTTCATCTAAGTGGATTGGTACTCAATGCCTACGTGACCCAT CTCCATGCCGAGTACAATCGACAGAAGGACATCTACCTAGCACATCGTGTGGCCCAAGCTTGGGAACTGGCCCAGTTCATCCA CCACACATCCAAGAAGGCCGATGTGGTTCTATTGTGTGGGGACCTTAACTTGCACCCGAAGGACCTGGGCTGCCGCCTGCTGAAGGAGTGGACAGGGCTGCATGATGCCTACCTTGAGACCCGGGACTTCAAG GGCTCTGAAGAAGGCTGTACGATGGTACCTGAGAACTGCTACGTTAATCAGAGGGAGTTACAGCCATTTCCCTTTGGCATCCGCATTGACTATGTGCTATATAAG GCAGTTTCTGGGTTCTACATCTCCTGTAAGACTCTGAGAACCACTACTGGCCGTGATCCTCACAGTGGCACCCCCCTCTCTGATCATGAGGCCCTGATGGCTACTCTCTGTGTGAGACACAGCCCCCCCCAGCACACCCCCAGCCCTACTCACGGTG GACCAGCAGAAAGGTCGCAGTTGATCAGTGTGTTAAAGGAGGCCTGGGCAGAGCTGGACCTTGGCATGGCTCAAGCTCGCTGGTGGGCCACCTTCGCCGGCTACGTGATTGGTCTAGGGCTGCTCCTTCTGGCATTGCTGTGTGCTCTGGCAGCCgggggaggggtcagggaggTTGCCATAATGCTCTGGACTCCCAGTGTAGGACTGCTGTTGGGGGCAGGTGCAATCTACCTCTTCCACATGCAGGAGGCCAAGGGCTTATCTAGGGCCCGGGCTGAGCTCCAGCATATGCTGGGAAGGGCAAGGGAGGCCCACGACCTGGACCCAGAGTCTCAGGCAGCCCTGTTCCTGGGACAGCAGGAGGGGGACAGATCTGAGGAACAATAA
- the PPIL6 gene encoding probable inactive peptidyl-prolyl cis-trans isomerase-like 6 isoform X5 produces the protein MASQLQRGPRPAPYCSKSPPEQPLQVKVVGLFKNSSFHIAKSAAESLKSNYPTKFEDPIIVPLQEFAWDQYLQEKKRELKNEIWEYSSYVMCFVNDQFLGDAFDLQKWAHKMWDVVDFKPPALYEALTVDYSAKFLRDTKHGFVFLDISIDFHPIGRLVFELYYDACPKTCRNFQVLCTGKAGYSQRGIKLHYMGSIFHRIVQNGWIQGGDIVAGKGDDGESIYGPTFEAAVRSPRLLFGGRGSDNVGLLSSRRRIS, from the exons ATGGCTAGCCAGCTGCAGCGCGGGCCGAGGCCGGCCCCATACTGCTCGAAGTCACCGCCCGAGCAGCCGCTGCAGGTGAAGGTGGTGGGGCTCTTCAAAAACTCCAGCTTTCACATCGCGAAGAGCGCTGCCGAG AGTCTGAAGAGTAATTATCCAACCAAATTTGAAGATCCTATAATAGTTCCTCTTCAAGAATTTGCATGGGATCAATAtctacaggagaaaaaaagg GAACTCAAGAATGAGATCTGGGAGTATTCTTCCTACGTGATGTGTTTTGTTAATGATCAGTTCCTGGGTGATGCATTTGATCTTCAGAAATGGGCTCACAAGATGTGGGATGTAGTTGATTTTAAGCCCCCTGCACTTTATGAGGCACTTACTGTGGATTATTCTGCTAAATTCTTAAGAGACACCAAG CATGGTTTTGTGTTCTTGGACATTTCTATTGATTTTCATCCAATTGGAAGGTTGGTTTTTGAG CTATACTATGATGCATGTCCCAAAACATGTAGAAACTTTCAGGTCTTGTGCACAGGAAAAGCAGGGTATTCTCAGCGTGGCATCAAGCTACATTACATGGGTTCAATTTTTCATCGAATAGTACAGAATGGTTGGATACAAGGAGGAG ATATAGTAGCTGGAAAAGGAGATGATGGCGAGTCAATTTATGGACCAACATTTGAAG cTGCTGTCAGATCACCCAGACTCCTGTTTGGAGGTAGAGGCTCAGACAACGTGGGCCTTCTGTCCAGCAGGAGACGGATCTCTTAG